The segment CCGATGAGGTCCATGCCGCGCTCCTTTTGTATGTCCGCGTGAGAGGCGGACGGTTGTAGCGGGCTGGAGGGGAAAGCTCGCGGGAAACCGTGGGGGAGGCCTCGCGAGCGTTGGTCGTCGGACGCCCCGCGGCCGGCCCTACAGCCGGGTGAAGGACCAGCTCACGGCGCGACCGTCGGCGTAGGGCATGACCCCGTGGAAGGGGCGGGGGTCCGCGTCGAACACGAGCGGCAGGAAGTGCCGGTCCCCATCCCACAGGGACAGGGACAGGATGGACGACACCGGGACCCACGACAGGGAGCCCTCGGGGTTCTTCTCCAGGGGAGTGCCTTCGAAGGCGTCGATGCGGAAGATGAAGCCCAGCCAGTCCTCGCCGTGCTTGCCGAAGCCGGGCCAGGACAAGGTGCCCCGGAGCACCATCCGCGTGCACTCGATGCCGGCCTCCTCGCGGATCTCCCGGCGCATGCACGCGGCCACGTCCTCGTCGCGGTCCAGCTTGCCGCCCAGGCCGTTGTACTTGCCGTAGTGGGCGTCGTCCGGGCGGGCGTTCCGGTGGATGAGCAGCACCTGCTGGCCATCCGGCGACAGCACGTAGCCCAGCGTGGCGACGATGGGGGTGTAGGGCATGGGGCGGCCTCCTTGGGGCGGCGAAGGGACGCGTGGACATACCGCGCCCGGGCCCGCCGGCAAGGGGGGAGGGCGACCGTACTGCCCGTGGTGGTGGGAAACACAATCGGTAACCAGAGGGACATTTTCGCGGCACATGGGGGGCGCACCTTCTCGTCCTGTCAGCCCGGAAGCCCCGGGCCTTCGGCGACACGGGTCCTCGTGGGGGGCAAACCCCTCCCAGTCGGTCCCCCACGGGGTCCCCGTGTCGTCAGGCCCCGGCTCCCGGGTGCGGTCATCCCGCGCGCCCCGCGCACCCACGAGGAGAGCATCACCATGAAGCGCCACCTGTTCATGCTGGGCCTGCTGCTGTCCGCTCCCGCCTTCGCCGAAGCCACCACCTCCACCCCGCAGGCCGCGCCCCGGCCGTCGCGCGAGCGCCAGTCCCAGGTCCAACTGCTGCTGGCGCACCGTCAGGACCTGGCCCTCTCCGACACCCAGGCCGCGGGCCTGGAGCGCATCCAGGCGGCGCTGGACACGAAGAACGCGCCCCTGAAGCAGTCACTCGAAGCCCTACGGCCACCCCGCAGGCCCGGTGACGGGATGCGGCCCCAGGGCCCGCCGCCCGACCGCGGCACGCAGGAGGGCGCCGCGCGCCGCGCGAACCGGGAACAGGCCCACGGCCTCTTCGACCAACTGCGCGCGAACGACACCCAGGCGTACCAGGAGGCCGAGCAGCTCCTGAGCGACGCCCAGAGGACCCAGGCCCGCGCGCTCATCCAGGCGGCGATGGACGCCCACCGGCCGGGGCGGGGAGGGCGGGGTGGCCGCCCTCCTGCCGAGTAGCCCCCGGCAGCCCGGGCCGGGCCTCCCGGTCGCCCGGTGGACGGGAGACCCGCCGGTTGGAATGTCGTTTCCTGAAAGTCACGAACTCCCCGTCAGGATGTCAGAGGGGCCCCGTATGTTTCCGGGAACATGGGGGCGCAGATGCAGACGATGTTGGTGTTCGTACCGGTGGTCCTGTTGGTGGGGGCCGTGTTGATGATTCCCCGTTCCCGTCGCCGCGTGCGGCGGTGGAAGGTGCGGGCCGGGTAGGGCGGATCCGGGGGCCGGATCCGACCCCCGAAAAGGGGGTGGAACGGAATGATCAGCGAACCGAAAACGTATGCTTGACTGAGGCGTGCGGGCTCGGTACAAGCGGCCTCACTGAAGCAACGGCGGGCCGCCAAGGGCGGATAGCTCAGCGGTAGAGCGGCGCCCTTACAAGGCGATGGTCACAGGTTCAATCCCTGTTCCGCCCAAGAGATTTTGTGGGGAGTTAGTTCAGTTGGTTAGAACGCCGGCCTGTCACGCCGGAGGCCACGGGTTCAAGTCCCGTACTCCTCGCCACTGAAGGGCCCGGAACCGAAAGGTTCCGGGCCTTTCGTTTTTTCAGCCCTCGCATGCGTCCTCAGCGTGCCCCTCTTGCGTCTGTGTCCGGATGCGGGTCGGCCTGCGCGACAGCTTCTTCCACCGGGGAGGCCACTCCCTGCTCGCCAGGCAGCCCGTCTCGCGCATTCGTTCGGAGCCGGGCACGGAGGTGGCCCTCCGCGTCCTCTTCGGCGGGCCACGGTCGCGGAGCTGGCTCGGCACCTGGGCATGCACTCCTCGGCTCCAGCCCTCACCCGCCACAGGGTCTATCCCGCCCATAGGCCCCCTGGCGGACCGGAGTCGGAGTGGGCGAGGCTCCCTCTCCATGTCCATCAACTCCTTGCAACGTTCGAGACTCCTCAGCGCGGCGCTCTTCAGCGCAGGGCTCGCGCTCGGCTGGCCCTTGTTTGCGGGCGCGAAGCTCCAGGGCGGAGTGTGTGATCCGCTGATTGACGAAGCCGAGGGCTTTCGGCTCCAGCTCGTCTCCGCCACCGCGGACGGCGTGTCCATCATCCCGGAGGAAGGCCTGGGACGGGAGAAGGAGTTCTTCGCCATGCGAGCCGTGCGTCCCGAGGACGGGACGACTGGCGAGGCCATGGCGGCCACGGTCTTCGAGGCGAAGCCCATCCGCGGCACCGCCGAGCTCTACCGGGAGCTGCGCCTCCAGAGGCAGCCATGAAGAAGCTCGGCATCGTCCTCGCGGGCCTGCTGACGAGCGGCCTGGGTTCGGCCTTCCTGACGGCCTGCTGCCCGGATCGCGAACCCCGCAAGTTCTTCAAGCTCCCCGCTGGCGTCTACGGCATGCGGGACAACGCTCGCACGCCCGAGGGTGACACGGGGTATCGCCTCGTCATCTCCGACGACGGCCTGCGCGCCGTCGAGGAGTTCGAGCGCGAGGGCAAGGCCTACCGGCAGGAGTACCGGATCACCGAGCGATGGGAGGGCGATGTCGCTCCCTGATTCACGGCCCGGGAGAATCCGTCGTGTCGTCGGGATTGAAGAGGCATGAGCGGACTGGCGCTGAGCGAGGAGCAGGGGAGCGAGCGGGTCTCCTGCTTCCGCACGACGGAGGAGCGACGTCCGCGTGAGAGGTGCCAGGCCGTGCTGATGACGTCCCGAGGACTTGGACAACGACCGGATGACCGCGGCATGAATCAGTGCGTCCGCTGCGCCAGCCACACGCAATGGTCGCCGCAATCCGGATCGTTGAAGACCCGTTCGACCACCGAAAATCCATTGTCCGCCAGGCGCCGCGTGTATTCCTCCGGCGCGAGGCTGGAGTGGTACAGCGTCTCACCGTGATAGTCGCCGTAGGCTTCGCCGTGGTCCGCGCCGCTGGTGAACATCAACATCGCGCCGGGCAGGGCATGGTCGCGGAAGACCGGAAACATCGCCCGCTGCGCGTCGTGACCCAGATGGAAGAAGCTGTCCCAGGCAATCACACCGTGGAATTGTCGTGAGAGGGCCAGGGTGCGCATGTCCGCGACCCGCCAATCCCCATCGAGCAGGGTGGCGCGGCAATGGGCGATGAGCCGCGGTGAGGTGTCGATGCCCGTCACGGCGCGGCCCCGCGACAGCAAGTAGCCACCGATGGGAGTGCCCGCTCCGCAGCCGAGGTCGAGGACGCTGCCGTCCGGCGGGATGTGGGTCAGGAATTTTTCAAGCCAGGGACGCTCGTTCCACGGCGCGTTCCGCCGATCCGCGATGTAGCGCTCCGCGAGGCGGTCGTAGAGCTCGCGGATGAGGGATTCATGGACAGACATGCGCTGCTCCGGTGCGGTAGGACGCGCAGCGTAGCTCGGCCATGTCGGCTTGGCCGAGTGCGAGCGAACGGTTGAGGCCTCAAGGCAGGCGGCGGAGTCAACCCGTCCACCGAAGCCGGGGCAATCTCATTCCACGATATTCAATCTCTCCCCACGCTCACGTCCGGGGGGGCGCGCTGCCTGTCTTCACGGCTGGATGCCGGTGAGCGCCAGGCGCAGCACCCGGCGCGCGGTGAGCGGGTCGTCTTCGTTGGCGACGGCAATCGCGTTCGCCAGCCGCATCAGGTCCTCCGTGGTGGCGTTGGCGTGAATCGCGCCCGCCGATGACGCCTTGTCCACCAGGACGCGCAGCACGTCGCGCACCATGTCCGTACAACAGATGTCTTCGGCGGAGAGGCCCTCCGGGCCCGTCAGCAGCGCGGCGGCGAGCCCTCGATGGGTCGAGGTATGGACCGTCAAATCCTCGAGCCATGCCGCCAGTTCGGCTGCGGGATTCTTGCCCGGCTGCGCGGTGGCCCGCGCGCAGAGCTGTGCGACACCCTCCCGGAAGACCACCTCCAACAGCGCCTGCCGCGACGGGAAGTGCCGGTGCAGGGTCGCCGAGCCCACCCCCGCCTTCCGGGCAATCTCCTCCAGCGACGCCTGCGCGCCATCCCGGGCAACCAGCTCCGCGGCGGCCGCGACAAGCCGCTCCCGGTTGCGTCGCCCATCCGCGCGCAACGGCTTCACGTGCTCCACGACACTCCTCCTCGGGCTCCCTTCCTTGACAAACGGGGTCCCCCTCCGTATTCAATCATGAATATAAACGGTGGGGTCCCCCGTTTAAAAAGAGGAGCTGCCCATGAGCACGCAGACCGTTCTCGTTACCGCCGCCACGGGGCGCCAGGGCGGCGCCACCGCCCGGGCCCTGCTGGCCGAAGGCCACTCCACGGTGCGCGTGCTGGTGCGCGATCCAGAGGCGCCGAACGCCCGGGAACTCGCGGCGGCGGGCGCCGAGGTGGTCGTCGGGGACCTTGATGATCTCGCGTCGTTGCGCGTCGCGTGCGCTGGGGCACGGGCGGTCTTCTCGATGCAGTCCCCCATCCTCTCGGCGACAGGGATCGACTTCAGCAAGGAGCGTCAGCAGGGGAGGAACCTCATTGAGGCCGCGCTCGCCGAGGGCGTCGAGACGTTCGTGCACACCGCGACGTCCGGCGTCGGAAACCACCGCGACATCGAGGGCTGGGCAGAGGGACGCTGGAAGGCCCAAGAGGTGTACTGGGAGAACAAGCTCGCCACCTGCGACCTCGTCCGTGGCGCGGGCTTCCGGCACTGGACCCTCATCCTGCCCTCCACCTTCATGGACCATCCCATGTTGGACCCCGCCGGCTTCGTCGACAAACGCCGCATGGTCACGGCAATCAAGCCGGATCGACCCATCCCGTTGATTGCCCCGGAGGACATCGGCAAGGCCGCTGCGGCGGCAATCCAGCATCCTTCGACGTTTCACGGCGTGACGCTGCAACTCGCGGGGGACGTGCTGACGCTTCCGCAAATCGCCGAGGTCCTCTCCCGCGTCGACGGCAAGGAGTACACCGTTCAGTCGGGCACCGTCGAAGAGGCCGTCGCGGCCGGGCTGCACCCCGGTGTGGTGCAAGGCTTGACGTACATGAACGTCGCTCCGGTGCTGGCACGGCCCGAACTCGCGCGCGCCTACGGTCTGACGCCCATGAGCTTCGAAACGTGGGTGAGCCAGCGTCGCAGGCTGGCTTGACCGCTCATCTCCTGGGAGAGGCAATCCTTGCCAGCCACCTTTCACCCTCGGGAGAAGGGGCCGGCAGGGTCGCCAGCATCTTCAGGAGCCTGTCTTCGATCTCCGTGATGGAGCGGGTCAGGGCTTCTGGCACGAGTTGAACCACGTCCTCCAACTCCGTGGCCAGGTGGATGGCGTGGCGCAGCTCCGGATGCACTTCCATCGCTTCCAGGCGGGTGAGCAATGCGGGTCCAAAGAGCCGGCTGCATGCATACGCTGGCGAGACAGCGCCCTGGAGGAGTGCACGGCACATCCCCAGGGCCGTGACCGCCACGAGACGCTGAACTTCTTCGGGCTCCGTCGCCTGGAGCGTCATGGCGTCCAAGGCGCTCACAGGTTGCTCCATCCAGGCTTGACCTTGAAGTCGAAGACCTTCCCAGAGGGACTTTCGAAGTAGTGGAGTGACACTTTTTTTTCGCCCACCCAGCCGTCCTTGTAGACCTTGACCCAGGTCCCCCGCTCGACCTTCCGAAGCTTCTCCAACAGCTCCTTGTTGGACACCTTGTTCCGGGTCGTCCCCTTCTCGACGGACTTGAATCTGGACGGATACCCAGGGGCGGCCTTCACGCTGTTGTAGACCTGCGCCAGGTCCTTGTCGGATGCGCCAACGGCGACCTTCCACAGGGTCGCGGCCACCGAGAAGGATTGGGGCTCGGCCGCCAGGACCGACACCGCGAAGGTTGAAAGCGGGGGCGCACACCCGACGCAAAGCACTCCCAGGAGCAGCAGGTACAGGCCACGTGGGGACATCCCGTTTTCGTAGCACGGCTCCGCAGGGAGTTCATGCGCCTCCTCCAGGATGCGGGCCAACCCTGGAGCAGGCGAAGATGACGGGGGCCGACCTTGACCAGGATGTACGGGTGGCTTCCACGTTCCCCGGTGGCAATCCTTCATCATCAAAGACGTGACGGACACACCGTTGCTCCTCGTCACCGAGGAGCTTGCGGATCAGCTTCCCGCAGGCAGTCCCGCGATGGCCTCCGCCCCGAAGCCGGGCGTGGGCGGTGCGCCGAAGAAGCGCGCGAGCTCGGCCTGGGCCTCGCGGGCTTGCGCGGCGCTGATGCGTCCCTCGCGCTCCAGCCTCACGAGGATGACTCCCGCCCGGGTGCGCAGGGCTTCGGGTCGCTGGGCCGGCAGCCAGCGGCGCGGGGCGGGCAGCATGGCCGCGAGCATCGCGCCCTGCGCTACGCTGAGCGCCCGCGCGGAGACGCCGAAGTGCTCGCGCGCCGCCGCCTCGATGCCGTAGACGCCCTCGCCCCACTCCACGACGTTCACGTACAGCGAGAGGATGCGCTGCTTGGACAGGTGGGCCTCCAGCCGGCGGGCGAGCAGCAGCTCCTTGCCCTTGCGCAGCAGGCTGCGGTCCGTGGAGAGGTAGAGGTTCTTCGCCAGTTGCTGGGTGAGGGTGGAGGCACCGCGACCCATGCGCGCCTCGCGCACCGACTGTTCGAGGGCGTTCTCCACCTCGGTCCAGTCCACGCCTTCGTGCTTGTAGAAGCGCGCATCCTCGGAGATCAGCACGGCGTCCCTCGCGTGCGGGGCCACCGTGCCCAGGGACACCCAGGCCTGGCGCACGCGGGGCTTCCTGCCCGCGTCGCGCGCCTCCTCGGCTCGCTGCGCCATGAGCGCGGTGGTGGGCGGGTTCTGCGTCCGCAGGGGGCTCACGTCAGGCAGCCGCACGTACTCCACACTGAGCCAGAGGACGAGCAGCAGCCACCCGCCGAGCGCCCAGCGGCCCCAGCCCGGGCCAGAGCGCTTCCCCACGACGCGCCGCGCGCCGGAGGTGAGCTGCTTCGTCTTCTGCGTCCGGATGGACGAGGCTCGCGCGGAGGGCGGTCGGGAGGCCATCGGTGTGCCTACATCTGCCCCGGTAAGCAACCGCTGTCCAGAAGACGGCCGGGCGGCAGGCACCCGGTGAACCCGTCCCTTGGGGAATGAGCGTCAGGGCGCAGCTCGCGGGCCGCTTCCCGCGAAACATGCACCGTGAGCTTGCCCGGGTTCGGCGGCTCTCCCGCGCCGGGTGTGGAGCCCTGACTTGGAGTGGGCACTCCAGAAACGGAGCCCATGGGGACGCCCCGCCGGAGGCGGCTCGCCAGAACCTGCCCGACGGTCGGACAGGTTCGCGCCATGCGCCCCCCATCGGGGATCATTCCAGTGGCTGAAGATGCTGCGCGGGGTGTGAAACGCTCAACTTCCACGAACAGCGCGGACGTCGTCGGCGGGTTGCTCGCGCGCCGCGACGGGTGCTGCGCGCTGCGGGCGCGCTTGGGTCCGCTACTCCTCGATGGGGCAGCTCTGCATGCAGTTGTCGTGGCGCTCGAAGCACACGCGCATGTGGGTGGTGCCGAGGCGCAGGCAGGTGTTGAGCCGCTCGTCACACTTGTCCGTGCAGGCGCTGGACGCGCGGACGGGGTAGCAGAACGTCTCTTCGCACAGCGCGCGGGACTCCTCGCACAACTGCGCGGCTTCGGACGTGTTGGCGCGACATACACCGCACGAAGAGCCACGAGCAGTCGTTACACGCCAGGGCCGCGACCTCTCCGCGCTCATCGCCCGCAGGAGCGGACCCGAACCCCGTGTCCTCGATGCCACCGCCACAACCCGTCATCAGTCCCGCGACCAGCATGATGCCCATGACAAGAGACTTCACCTGCATGTGTCGCCTGGAGCAGGACCTTGATGTCGACTCCGCCAAAGCCATGCCCTTCCTGGGCACCACCGTCATCATCCTGGGGCAGTTCTGGGGCAACAGCATGGGGACCTGGAAGGTGAATACCGCGGGCAAGCTGGAGCTGACGACGTCCTCATCCTGCAACCCCAACGGCGAAAACGCGTTCGCGCCCAGCACCTCCATCTTCACCTTCGCGGTCCGTGGGGACGAGCTCTTCACCCGGTACGACGACGACGAGCAGGCGTGCGCGCGGCATGCACGTCGGGCGGGGAAGGCGCGCGCACGCGCAGGAAGTCCGCCAGGGCCTCGCGGCATCGGTCGCACGCATCCAGGTGGACCTCCGCGCGCACGCGCAGGGCTTGTGTCGGAACGCCATCCGTCAGGTCGAGCAGTCCGACCTCTTCCAGGTGCGGCGTGGACTGGGACATGGGCAGGGCCTTCAGCCTTCCCTCAGGAGGGGCGCGATGCTCACGTCCAGGTTGCCGTCCAGGACGCGCAACAGGCTGTCGAGCCGCGAGGCGTTCAACGCCGACCCCACGGGGGACGTTGGCGAAAGCCTCCAACCTGGCGGAAGGGCCCGACTCCGCCCGCCTGAGCCCTCCCTGACAAGGCGACCCACGAGGGGCTTCGGGGGGCCACCTCGCGGATTGCAGGCCGGCATGTCCTTGGGGCGCCAGGAATCCGCCGGTGGCCGCGAATCACCCGGAACGGTGGGGCATCCCACCGGCGCACGAAGCCGGGCGCAGGCCCTGGAGGATGCGGACATGAAGATTGGAATCATTGGCGCAGGTCTGATTGGTGGGACCCTCGCGCGCAGGTGGGTGAAGCTGGGGCACGAGGTGTCCATCGCGAACTCACGCGGCCCCGACACGCTGCGCGAGCTTGCGGCGGAGACGGGCGCGAAGGCCGTCACCGCCCAGGAGGCCGCCAGGGCCGGGGAGGTCGTCGTCGTGACCATCCCCCAGAAGGCGGTCCCCGAACTGCCGAAGGACCTCTTCGCCAACGTGCCCAGGGACGTCGTCGTCATCGACACGGGCAACTACTACCCCGTGCGCGACGGCAGCATCGCGGCGCTCGAAGGCGGCCAGGTGGAGAGCGAGTGGGTCGCGTCGCTGCTCGGGCGCCCCGTCATCAAGGCCTTCAACAACATCTTCTTCCAGAGCCTGCTGGAGAAGGGCACGCCGAAGGGGACTCCGGGACGGATCGCGCTGCCGGTGGCGGGGGAGCCGCCCGAGGCCCGCGCCAAGGTCCTCAAGCTCGTGGAGGAGCTGGGCTTCGACGCCATCGACGCGGGCAGCCTCGCGGACTCCTGGCGCCAGCAGCCGGGCACCCCGGTCTACACCCAGGACCTGGACGCGGCCGGCGTGAAGAAGGCCCTCGCCGCCGCCGAGCGCTCGCGCCTCCCGGAGTACCGCGACGGCGCGAACACCTGGCTGAAGAACTTCCTGGCGTCCCAGGGCGGATAGCCACCAGGCGCCCCTCGCCGGGCCACGCTCAGCGGTTGAAGAAGGAGGCCTGCTGGAAGCGCATCCCGGCGAGGATCTGCTGGACGCGCTCGTCCGACAGCGTCCCGATGTATCCACCCAGCCGTGTCTTCTCCACCGAGGACACCTGCGACACGACCAGGACGCTCTGCCGGGGCAGGTTGCCCTCACCCACGTCGAGGAGCACGTTGCCGGGCTCGTTCGCCCGCTTCAGGTTCGACGTCAATGCACAGACAATCACGGTGTGGATGCGGGAGCGATTGAAGACATCCTCCTGGATGACCACGTGGGGGTGGGGGATGGCCGGAATGGACCCCCGCGACTCGTCCGACTCCAGCCAGAAGACGTCCCCTTGATGGATGTCCCCCGGCCCCCGGTCCGTCCGTGTGGCTGTCTTCGTCTCCATTCGCGCCTCCACCGGTTCGCGCGCACGCATCCCCTGCCTCCTATCCCAGTGGGGGGGACGGGCAAAGCCCCGTAGGAGGAGGGGAGGGAGGGGCTCACGGCTCCCAGCGGACGCGGTAGGAGCAGGCGTGGCCGTCGAAGTCGAAAGGCTCCACGCGCAGGTTGCGGGCCCCGGCCTTCGTCAGGCCCGCTTCGATGATGCCCTGCAGGTAGCCCGGATTGCCGTTGCACTCGCTCACCCGGATGACGTGGTGCGCGGGGCCCTGGGTTTCGAGCTCGGTCTTCTGGTAGTTGTTCACGGTGGCGAAGCTCTCCCGGATCCGGACGACGACCCGCTCCGGACCGAAGATGGGCCACATCGACACGAGCGCCTTGCCCAGCATCGTCTGCTCCACGCCCTGGATGATGCCGATGCCGAGCTGCCGGTAGCCCTCGGAGACCTCCGCGTCCGGATGCAGGTGCTGCGCGGTGATCCGCAGGACCTCGGCGAAGACCGTCCGGGGCGTGTTCCGGGGAATCGGAACGTCGAGGTCCAGACCTGCGTCCCGCAGCTTGTTCCTGAGGTCTGGTGTGAGACGTCTGCCAATGGAACGGAAGAGCCCTTCAATCGTATGGCGATAGACGATCTCATCACTCATGTGACATCCCCCCCGGCACACGGCGTCCCATCCCGCCGCATTCACGCAAGCGTAGCGCATCCCTTCCGCGGACACGCAAGGCCACCTCCCCGTGAAGCGTTCACTCGTTCTTGAATAACATTGATACCTGGGAAGCCTTGAGCTGCATCGTGCGCTTCGCACCGCGTCCCGGGTTTCGCGTCTCCTGCCCGATGAATCCAGTGACGCGGTCTCTTTCCTGGGGCTCTCCCTCTACATCGCGGTGCGTCCAGGCGATGGATGGAAGCGGGCACACCCATTGCTGTGTTCGCCTTCCAGGAGGCGTTCATGAACCCGTTTCGCGTCAGCGTCGTCGCAGGGGTCGTTGGACTC is part of the Corallococcus soli genome and harbors:
- a CDS encoding NUDIX hydrolase — encoded protein: MPYTPIVATLGYVLSPDGQQVLLIHRNARPDDAHYGKYNGLGGKLDRDEDVAACMRREIREEAGIECTRMVLRGTLSWPGFGKHGEDWLGFIFRIDAFEGTPLEKNPEGSLSWVPVSSILSLSLWDGDRHFLPLVFDADPRPFHGVMPYADGRAVSWSFTRL
- a CDS encoding type II toxin-antitoxin system PemK/MazF family toxin; the encoded protein is METKTATRTDRGPGDIHQGDVFWLESDESRGSIPAIPHPHVVIQEDVFNRSRIHTVIVCALTSNLKRANEPGNVLLDVGEGNLPRQSVLVVSQVSSVEKTRLGGYIGTLSDERVQQILAGMRFQQASFFNR
- a CDS encoding NmrA family NAD(P)-binding protein, producing MSTQTVLVTAATGRQGGATARALLAEGHSTVRVLVRDPEAPNARELAAAGAEVVVGDLDDLASLRVACAGARAVFSMQSPILSATGIDFSKERQQGRNLIEAALAEGVETFVHTATSGVGNHRDIEGWAEGRWKAQEVYWENKLATCDLVRGAGFRHWTLILPSTFMDHPMLDPAGFVDKRRMVTAIKPDRPIPLIAPEDIGKAAAAAIQHPSTFHGVTLQLAGDVLTLPQIAEVLSRVDGKEYTVQSGTVEEAVAAGLHPGVVQGLTYMNVAPVLARPELARAYGLTPMSFETWVSQRRRLA
- a CDS encoding DUF3969 family protein yields the protein MTLQATEPEEVQRLVAVTALGMCRALLQGAVSPAYACSRLFGPALLTRLEAMEVHPELRHAIHLATELEDVVQLVPEALTRSITEIEDRLLKMLATLPAPSPEGERWLARIASPRR
- a CDS encoding TetR/AcrR family transcriptional regulator, encoding MEHVKPLRADGRRNRERLVAAAAELVARDGAQASLEEIARKAGVGSATLHRHFPSRQALLEVVFREGVAQLCARATAQPGKNPAAELAAWLEDLTVHTSTHRGLAAALLTGPEGLSAEDICCTDMVRDVLRVLVDKASSAGAIHANATTEDLMRLANAIAVANEDDPLTARRVLRLALTGIQP
- a CDS encoding NADPH-dependent F420 reductase; this translates as MSLGRQESAGGRESPGTVGHPTGARSRAQALEDADMKIGIIGAGLIGGTLARRWVKLGHEVSIANSRGPDTLRELAAETGAKAVTAQEAARAGEVVVVTIPQKAVPELPKDLFANVPRDVVVIDTGNYYPVRDGSIAALEGGQVESEWVASLLGRPVIKAFNNIFFQSLLEKGTPKGTPGRIALPVAGEPPEARAKVLKLVEELGFDAIDAGSLADSWRQQPGTPVYTQDLDAAGVKKALAAAERSRLPEYRDGANTWLKNFLASQGG
- the mtgA gene encoding monofunctional biosynthetic peptidoglycan transglycosylase, with translation MASRPPSARASSIRTQKTKQLTSGARRVVGKRSGPGWGRWALGGWLLLVLWLSVEYVRLPDVSPLRTQNPPTTALMAQRAEEARDAGRKPRVRQAWVSLGTVAPHARDAVLISEDARFYKHEGVDWTEVENALEQSVREARMGRGASTLTQQLAKNLYLSTDRSLLRKGKELLLARRLEAHLSKQRILSLYVNVVEWGEGVYGIEAAAREHFGVSARALSVAQGAMLAAMLPAPRRWLPAQRPEALRTRAGVILVRLEREGRISAAQAREAQAELARFFGAPPTPGFGAEAIAGLPAGS
- a CDS encoding DUF2378 family protein: MSDEIVYRHTIEGLFRSIGRRLTPDLRNKLRDAGLDLDVPIPRNTPRTVFAEVLRITAQHLHPDAEVSEGYRQLGIGIIQGVEQTMLGKALVSMWPIFGPERVVVRIRESFATVNNYQKTELETQGPAHHVIRVSECNGNPGYLQGIIEAGLTKAGARNLRVEPFDFDGHACSYRVRWEP
- a CDS encoding class I SAM-dependent DNA methyltransferase — encoded protein: MSVHESLIRELYDRLAERYIADRRNAPWNERPWLEKFLTHIPPDGSVLDLGCGAGTPIGGYLLSRGRAVTGIDTSPRLIAHCRATLLDGDWRVADMRTLALSRQFHGVIAWDSFFHLGHDAQRAMFPVFRDHALPGAMLMFTSGADHGEAYGDYHGETLYHSSLAPEEYTRRLADNGFSVVERVFNDPDCGDHCVWLAQRTH